In Eriocheir sinensis breed Jianghai 21 unplaced genomic scaffold, ASM2467909v1 Scaffold787, whole genome shotgun sequence, the following are encoded in one genomic region:
- the LOC126994397 gene encoding carbohydrate sulfotransferase 11-like, with protein sequence MSRPARVLIYLCTAFVTCVLWIDGPARSTLWWGAPQPLPPTVEEDPKESDISPEQQQTLAWETEQRRRKVVLNLACRQWLPKASKYLPKGKDDLKYLLVDDQHKALYCFVPKVGCTNWKRLWMILTGLSQEDNPQDIPEDVPHLLHDQMMLVNQPYDASELQHKLDTYKKLIVVRDPFERFLSAYRDKLEGGTNKVYQEKVANKIKSFWPFSSHTPKNVTFPEFVDFVTGLSDTSYFDEHWRPYHKLCFPCAIRYHVIAKYETLTEDSERFLRLIGAPDNLHFPPYVPGNTSCILPQYMASLSQAQRRKLYKLYQRDFEAFEYQPFGGPD encoded by the exons ATGTCACGGCCTGCACGAGTCCTCATCTACCTGTGCACGGCGTTTGTTACCTGTGTCCTCTg gaTCGATGGCCCGGCCCGCTCAACACTCTGGTGGGGCGCCCCTCAGCCCCTGCCTCCAACTGTGG AGGAAGACCCCAAGGAGTCCGACATCAGCCCAGAGCAGCAACAAACCCTGGCGTGGGAGACCGAGCAGCGACGCAGGAAGGTGGTTCTCAATCTGGCGTGCCGACAGTGGCTGCCCAAGGCCTCCAAGTACCTCCCCAAGGGCAAAGATGACCTGAAGTACCTCCTCGTGGATGACCAACACAAGGCACTCTATTGTTTTGTGCCCAAG GTGGGCTGCACGAACTGGAAGCGCCTGTGGATGATCCTGACGGGCCTGAGCCAAGAGGATAACCCACAGGACATACCGGAAGACGTCCCTCACCTCCTGCACGACCAGATGATGCTCGTAAATCAGCCCTACGAC gcATCCGAGCTACAACATAAACTAGACACCTACAAGAAACTCATAGTAGTGCGGGACCCCTTCGAGCGCTTCCTCTCAGCCTACCGGGACAAGCTGGAGGGTGGCACGAACAAGGTCTATCAGGAGAAAGTTGCTAATAAGATCAAATCGTTCTGGCCATTCAGCAGCCACACCCCAAAGAACGTCACCTTCCCAGAGTTTGTGGACTTTGTGACGGGCCTCTCTGACACCTCCTACTTCGACGAGCACTGGAGGCCGTACCATAAACTCTGCTTCCCCTGCGCCATACGTTACCATGTCATTGCCAAGTACGAGACGCTGACCGAGGACTCTGAGAGGTTCCTACGACTCATTGGGGCTCCCGATAACCTCCACTTCCCGCCCTATGTCCCAGGCAACACCTCCTGCATCCTCCCACAGTACATGGCGAGCCTCAGTCAGGCCCAGCGCCGCAAGCTTTACAAGTTGTACCAGAGAGACTTTGAGGCGTTTGAATACCAACCGTTTGGGGGACCAGACTAA